The bacterium genome includes a region encoding these proteins:
- a CDS encoding type Z 30S ribosomal protein S14 gives MATKAKFTRAFTIEPKFKVRKRNRCQICGRPRGYIRKFGICRICFRELALRGELPGVKKASW, from the coding sequence ATGGCTACAAAGGCAAAGTTCACAAGAGCTTTTACCATTGAACCAAAGTTTAAAGTAAGAAAAAGGAATAGGTGTCAGATCTGTGGCAGGCCCCGTGGCTACATAAGAAAATTTGGAATTTGCAGAATCTGCTTCAGGGAACTGGCGTTAAGAGGCGAGTTACCTGGCGTTAAAAAGGCGAGCTGGTAA
- the rpsH gene encoding 30S ribosomal protein S8, with protein sequence MLTDPIADMITRIRNAVRARHEKTTIAVISKLKLAILDILKKEGFIKDYRIVSTEKGGLIEVTLNYLVGGKPAINDLQRVSKPGRRVYIGKDEIPWIKNGMGVAIISTSQGVMTDRDARKRKIGGEYLLYVW encoded by the coding sequence ATGCTTACAGATCCCATTGCTGATATGATCACAAGGATCAGAAATGCGGTAAGAGCCAGGCACGAGAAGACAACAATTGCCGTTATTTCCAAGTTGAAGCTCGCTATACTGGATATTTTGAAGAAGGAAGGGTTTATAAAAGATTACAGAATTGTCTCCACCGAGAAGGGTGGTTTGATTGAAGTGACTCTGAATTATTTGGTTGGTGGTAAACCTGCAATTAACGATTTACAAAGGGTTTCTAAACCGGGAAGGCGGGTTTACATAGGGAAGGATGAAATACCGTGGATCAAGAATGGAATGGGTGTCGCTATCATTTCTACCTCTCAGGGAGTGATGACTGACCGTGATGCAAGAAAAAGAAAGATTGGAGGGGAATATCTCCTCTATGTCTGGTAA
- the rplF gene encoding 50S ribosomal protein L6, whose translation MSRIGKKPIEIPKGVEVKLTGNHIEVKGPKGKLEMDIHPDMIVKIEDNKILVERPSDKKIHKALHGTTRQLINNMIEGVTKGFVKELEIVGTGYRAKMEGSKLVINVGFSNPVEFTPPPGIQYEVEGQNIIRVKGIDKYLVGDVAAAIRRVRPPEPYKGKGIRYRGEIVRRKAGKAGIKAGGK comes from the coding sequence ATGTCAAGAATTGGGAAAAAGCCAATAGAAATTCCAAAAGGTGTTGAAGTAAAACTTACTGGTAATCATATTGAAGTAAAAGGGCCAAAGGGTAAACTCGAAATGGATATTCACCCTGATATGATTGTTAAAATCGAAGATAATAAAATCCTTGTTGAAAGGCCTTCAGATAAAAAAATCCATAAGGCTCTTCATGGGACGACGAGGCAATTAATAAACAATATGATCGAGGGCGTTACGAAGGGATTTGTTAAAGAACTGGAAATTGTAGGTACTGGATACCGTGCAAAAATGGAGGGTTCTAAGCTTGTAATTAATGTAGGTTTTTCTAATCCCGTTGAGTTTACACCACCGCCTGGTATCCAATATGAGGTAGAGGGACAGAATATTATACGAGTAAAGGGGATTGACAAATATCTCGTTGGCGATGTTGCAGCTGCTATAAGAAGAGTAAGACCTCCTGAACCTTACAAAGGAAAGGGTATAAGATATCGTGGTGAAATAGTGAGAAGAAAGGCTGGTAAGGCTGGTATTAAAGCTGGAGGGAAGTAA
- the rplR gene encoding 50S ribosomal protein L18: MDRETKVLKRKRRHLRVRKKVKGTEERPRLVVFKSARHIYAQLVIDPPFGPCRVICGASTLSPEIREEVKAVKGKIEKARLVGKLIAKRALDKGFNKAVFDRAGYKYHGRVKALADAAREAGLEF, translated from the coding sequence ATGGATAGGGAGACAAAGGTATTGAAGAGGAAAAGGCGTCATTTAAGAGTTAGAAAGAAAGTTAAGGGTACTGAAGAGAGGCCAAGGTTAGTGGTATTCAAATCAGCAAGGCACATATATGCTCAACTGGTTATTGACCCACCCTTTGGACCATGCAGGGTTATTTGTGGCGCTTCAACATTATCTCCTGAGATCCGGGAAGAGGTTAAGGCTGTTAAGGGAAAAATTGAAAAAGCCAGGCTTGTGGGGAAATTAATTGCTAAGAGGGCATTAGATAAGGGCTTTAATAAGGCAGTTTTCGACAGGGCTGGGTACAAATATCATGGCAGAGTGAAGGCATTAGCGGATGCAGCCAGGGAAGCTGGCCTTGAATTTTAG
- the rpsE gene encoding 30S ribosomal protein S5 — translation MALFEEFERESSELIENIVYISRVTKVTKGGKNLKMSVWVVVGDGNGRVGIGHGKAAETPEAIQKALRRARRNLKQCVIKNGTLPYEVIVKEGASEILLKPAAPGTGIIATQAVRAVLEAAGYQNVLTKSLGSNNPINLMKATFKAVTSLVDPERIVKERGHNPEKVLRRFGRVAKTSESTTN, via the coding sequence ATGGCACTTTTTGAGGAATTTGAAAGAGAAAGTTCAGAACTGATAGAAAATATAGTTTATATCAGTAGAGTTACTAAGGTTACCAAGGGTGGTAAAAACCTGAAAATGTCTGTGTGGGTAGTGGTAGGTGATGGAAATGGTAGGGTCGGGATCGGTCATGGGAAGGCTGCTGAAACGCCTGAAGCTATCCAAAAAGCCTTAAGAAGGGCACGTAGGAACCTGAAACAATGCGTAATCAAAAATGGAACTTTACCTTACGAAGTGATTGTTAAGGAAGGGGCATCGGAAATTTTACTCAAACCAGCTGCTCCGGGTACCGGTATCATTGCAACTCAAGCTGTTAGAGCTGTTCTTGAAGCTGCAGGGTACCAGAATGTTCTTACGAAGTCCTTAGGTTCTAATAACCCCATCAATCTTATGAAAGCTACTTTTAAGGCTGTAACTTCTCTGGTAGATCCGGAAAGAATTGTCAAAGAAAGGGGACATAACCCAGAAAAAGTACTAAGGAGGTTTGGCCGTGTCGCAAAAACTTCTGAAAGTACAACAAATTAA
- the rpmD gene encoding 50S ribosomal protein L30 has product MKSSIDVDKRHKLTLRALGLGRIGKTKIHRDTPQIRGMINQVAYLLRVEEIEEEKK; this is encoded by the coding sequence ATTAAAAGTTCAATAGATGTTGACAAAAGGCATAAATTAACTCTGAGAGCCCTTGGCCTTGGCAGAATTGGAAAGACGAAGATTCACAGAGATACACCTCAGATAAGGGGTATGATAAATCAGGTGGCTTATCTTCTGAGGGTTGAAGAAATAGAGGAGGAGAAAAAATGA
- the rplO gene encoding 50S ribosomal protein L15 produces the protein MDLSSLRPNEGAKKRKKRVGRGPGSGHGKTAGKGHKGQKARSGGAKPVWFEGGQMPLYRRLPKRGFKNPFRVEYQIVNLDTLDKHFNAGDVVNREVLLQKGLIKDEDKPVKLLGRGEISKPIVIEVDKISESAKAKIEKAGGKINVKES, from the coding sequence ATAGATCTAAGTTCTTTACGTCCAAACGAAGGTGCAAAGAAGAGGAAGAAGAGGGTGGGAAGAGGCCCTGGTTCTGGTCATGGTAAGACTGCAGGTAAGGGACATAAAGGGCAGAAGGCGAGGAGCGGCGGAGCTAAACCGGTATGGTTTGAAGGCGGTCAAATGCCACTTTATAGGAGGTTACCCAAGAGGGGCTTTAAGAACCCATTTCGTGTGGAATATCAGATTGTGAATCTTGATACCCTTGATAAGCATTTTAATGCCGGTGACGTTGTGAATCGCGAAGTTCTCCTGCAAAAGGGGCTTATAAAGGATGAAGATAAGCCGGTGAAATTGCTCGGCCGCGGCGAAATCTCAAAACCAATTGTTATAGAAGTGGATAAGATCTCTGAAAGTGCAAAGGCTAAAATTGAAAAAGCGGGTGGGAAGATAAATGTTAAAGAATCTTGA